One Kitasatospora sp. NBC_01266 genomic window carries:
- a CDS encoding peptide ABC transporter substrate-binding protein, with product MPSATRVRWAVIAVTSAALVATGCSSSNSGSSTNGNGVVRAWWGDPANPLEPANTNEVNGGAVMNMVFAGLVQYDPKTSAPSNANAQSITSSDQQNWTVTLKPGWKFSDGTPVTATSYVDAWNYGALSTNKQVNASFFQYIQGYNDVAPASGSPTAQTMSGLKVVNDSTFTVALSQKFTTWPQTLGYNAYYPLPTTFFTNHAAFLNKPIGDGPYMIQSYTRSQQMQLVPNPDYSGTNKPQNGGINLIVYTDPNAAYSDLQSGALDVDNTLSNTAIKTLAGGPSGGRFLNTPAGIIQTISFPLYQPQWSTANAALVRQGISMAIDRDTIVKTIFTNTRTSATDWTSPVLGDAGGFKAGLCGDLCTYNPTKAKQLIEQGGGIPGGQLTISYNADGPHKDWVDATCNSINTVLGNNNACVGNPIGTFADFRNQITSQKMTGPFRTGWQMDYPLIQDFMQPVYTTTGSSNDSHYNNQAFDNEVNTANAAPDAATSVSDFQTAEKMLVTDVPAIPLWYQNGTVAWSSHVNNVMLDPFSVPVYTEITVS from the coding sequence ATGCCTTCAGCCACCAGAGTGCGCTGGGCCGTGATCGCAGTGACATCGGCGGCCCTGGTGGCCACCGGTTGCAGCAGCAGCAACAGCGGCTCCAGCACGAACGGCAATGGTGTCGTCCGAGCGTGGTGGGGCGACCCGGCGAACCCGTTGGAGCCCGCCAACACCAACGAGGTGAACGGTGGCGCGGTGATGAACATGGTCTTCGCCGGTCTGGTCCAGTACGACCCGAAGACGAGCGCGCCGAGCAACGCCAACGCCCAGTCGATCACCTCCTCCGACCAGCAGAACTGGACCGTGACGCTCAAGCCGGGCTGGAAGTTCAGCGACGGCACCCCGGTGACCGCCACCTCCTACGTGGACGCCTGGAACTACGGCGCGCTGTCCACCAACAAGCAGGTCAACGCCAGCTTCTTCCAGTACATCCAGGGCTACAACGACGTCGCGCCGGCCAGCGGTTCGCCGACCGCGCAGACCATGTCGGGCCTCAAGGTGGTCAATGACAGCACCTTCACGGTGGCGCTCAGCCAGAAGTTCACCACCTGGCCGCAGACCCTGGGCTACAACGCGTACTACCCGCTGCCCACGACCTTCTTCACCAACCACGCCGCGTTCCTGAACAAGCCCATCGGCGACGGGCCGTACATGATCCAGTCGTACACCCGCAGCCAGCAGATGCAGCTGGTGCCGAACCCGGACTACAGCGGCACCAACAAGCCGCAGAACGGCGGCATCAACCTCATCGTCTACACCGACCCGAACGCCGCCTACTCCGACCTCCAGTCCGGTGCGCTCGACGTCGACAACACGCTCTCCAACACGGCGATCAAGACCCTGGCGGGCGGGCCGAGCGGCGGCCGCTTCCTCAACACCCCGGCCGGCATCATCCAGACCATCTCGTTCCCGCTCTACCAGCCGCAGTGGAGCACGGCCAACGCGGCGCTGGTCCGCCAGGGCATCTCGATGGCGATCGACCGGGACACCATCGTGAAGACCATCTTCACCAACACCCGGACCTCGGCCACCGACTGGACCTCCCCGGTGCTCGGCGACGCGGGCGGCTTCAAGGCCGGCCTCTGCGGTGACCTGTGCACCTACAACCCCACCAAGGCCAAGCAACTGATCGAGCAGGGCGGTGGCATCCCGGGTGGCCAGCTGACCATCAGCTACAACGCCGACGGCCCGCACAAGGACTGGGTCGACGCCACCTGCAACAGCATCAACACGGTGCTGGGCAACAACAACGCCTGCGTCGGCAACCCGATCGGCACCTTCGCGGACTTCCGCAACCAGATCACCAGCCAGAAGATGACCGGCCCGTTCCGGACCGGCTGGCAGATGGACTACCCGCTGATCCAGGACTTCATGCAGCCGGTCTACACCACCACCGGGTCCTCCAACGACTCGCACTACAACAACCAGGCGTTCGACAACGAGGTCAACACGGCCAACGCGGCACCGGATGCGGCCACCTCGGTCTCCGACTTCCAGACCGCGGAGAAGATGCTCGTCACCGACGTGCCGGCCATCCCGCTCTGGTACCAGAACGGCACCGTGGCCTGGTCCAGCCACGTCAACAACGTGATGCTCGACCCGTTCAGCGTCCCGGTCTACACCGAGATCACCGTCAGTTAG
- a CDS encoding ABC transporter permease — MGRYVLRRLLQMIPVFIGTTFLIFVMVHALGDPVAALFGDRAPDPAVAAQIRAQYNLNDPLWLQYIKYMGKLFRWDFGTTFSGQTVTSQLAAAYPVTLKLTAVAFTIEVIFGIGLGLLSGLRRGRTADHSVLILTLVVISIPTFVTGYVLQYLVGVKWGILPATVGFDVTLQSLILPGIVLASVSLAYVARLTRTTVAENSRADYVRTATAKGLPKRRVVINHLLRNSLIPVVTFLGTDLGALMGGALVTERIFNIHGVGYTLYQGIVRQSTNTVVGFVTILVIIFLLANLLVDLLYAVLDPRIRYA; from the coding sequence ATGGGACGCTACGTCCTACGGCGCCTGCTCCAGATGATCCCGGTCTTCATCGGGACCACCTTCCTGATCTTCGTCATGGTGCACGCGCTCGGCGACCCGGTGGCCGCGCTCTTCGGCGACCGGGCGCCGGACCCGGCGGTCGCGGCGCAGATCCGGGCCCAGTACAACCTGAACGACCCGCTCTGGCTCCAGTACATCAAGTACATGGGCAAGCTGTTCCGTTGGGACTTCGGCACCACCTTCAGCGGTCAGACGGTGACCTCGCAGCTGGCGGCCGCCTACCCGGTGACCCTCAAGCTCACCGCGGTGGCCTTCACCATCGAGGTGATCTTCGGGATCGGCCTCGGTCTGCTCAGCGGCCTGCGCCGGGGCCGGACCGCGGACCACTCGGTGCTGATCCTGACCCTGGTGGTCATCTCGATCCCCACCTTCGTCACCGGTTACGTGCTGCAGTACCTGGTCGGAGTGAAGTGGGGGATCCTGCCGGCCACGGTCGGCTTCGACGTGACCCTCCAGTCGCTGATCCTGCCGGGCATCGTGCTGGCCTCGGTCTCGCTGGCCTATGTCGCCCGGCTGACCAGGACCACCGTCGCGGAGAACTCCCGGGCGGACTACGTGCGTACGGCGACGGCCAAGGGCCTGCCCAAGCGCCGGGTGGTGATCAACCACCTGCTGCGCAACTCGCTGATCCCCGTCGTCACCTTTCTCGGCACCGACCTGGGTGCGCTGATGGGTGGCGCGCTGGTGACGGAGCGCATCTTCAACATCCACGGCGTCGGCTACACCCTGTACCAGGGGATCGTCCGGCAGAGCACCAACACCGTGGTCGGTTTCGTGACCATCCTGGTGATCATCTTCCTGCTGGCCAACCTGCTCGTCGACCTGCTCTACGCGGTCCTGGACCCGAGGATCCGGTATGCCTGA
- a CDS encoding ABC transporter permease — translation MPDQEKYNRSDPMAGAGDEDEEMQSAVESRTLDLGTMEGETLIKAERLADHPETPAAGEERVVPRSLWQDAWRDLRRNPIFIISGLLIVFLVIVAIWPGLFTSTNPLNCDLTKSQDGPTSGHPFGYDTQGCDVYARTIYGARASITVGVCATAGSALVGTLLGGLAGFFGGWSDSVISRVADIFFGIPILLGGLVFLSVISIRSIWIVVAFIVVLGWPQLARIGRGAVITAKQQDYVTAARALGASSGRLMLRHILPNAVAPIIVVATIALGTYIALEATLSYLGVGLKPPTVSWGIDISAASDSFSIAPHMLLFPAGALSITVLAFIMLGDAVRDALDPKLR, via the coding sequence ATGCCTGACCAGGAGAAGTACAACCGATCGGATCCGATGGCGGGGGCCGGTGACGAAGACGAGGAGATGCAGAGCGCGGTCGAGAGCCGCACCCTCGACCTCGGCACCATGGAGGGCGAGACCCTTATCAAGGCCGAGCGCCTCGCCGACCATCCGGAGACCCCCGCCGCCGGCGAGGAGCGGGTGGTGCCGCGCAGCCTGTGGCAGGACGCCTGGCGCGACCTGCGGCGCAATCCGATCTTCATCATCTCGGGGCTGCTGATCGTCTTCCTGGTCATCGTGGCGATCTGGCCAGGCCTGTTCACCTCGACCAACCCGCTCAACTGCGACCTGACCAAGTCGCAGGACGGGCCCACCTCGGGCCACCCGTTCGGGTACGACACCCAGGGCTGCGACGTCTACGCGCGGACGATCTACGGCGCGCGTGCCTCGATCACCGTCGGCGTCTGCGCCACCGCCGGGTCGGCGCTGGTGGGCACCCTACTGGGCGGTCTGGCCGGCTTCTTCGGCGGCTGGTCGGACTCGGTGATCTCCCGGGTCGCCGACATCTTCTTCGGCATCCCGATCCTGCTCGGCGGCCTGGTCTTCCTCTCGGTGATCAGCATCAGGTCGATCTGGATCGTGGTGGCGTTCATCGTGGTGCTCGGCTGGCCGCAGCTGGCCCGCATCGGCCGCGGCGCGGTCATCACGGCCAAGCAGCAGGACTACGTCACGGCGGCCAGAGCGCTGGGCGCGAGCAGCGGGCGGCTGATGCTGCGGCACATCCTGCCGAACGCGGTGGCGCCGATCATCGTGGTGGCCACCATCGCGCTGGGTACCTACATCGCACTGGAGGCCACGCTGAGCTACCTCGGCGTCGGGCTCAAGCCGCCGACGGTCTCCTGGGGCATCGACATCTCGGCCGCCTCGGACAGCTTCAGCATCGCGCCGCACATGCTGCTCTTCCCCGCCGGGGCACTGAGCATCACCGTGCTCGCGTTCATCATGCTCGGCGACGCGGTCCGCGACGCCCTCGACCCCAAGCTGCGCTGA
- a CDS encoding ABC transporter ATP-binding protein: MSSSSISAQPREATADTVESPLLEVRDLHVEFRTRDGVAKAVNGVNYSVRAGETLAILGESGSGKSVTAQAVMGILDSPPGFVTGGQIVFKGRDLLTLGKEERRKVRGSQMAMIFQDALSSLNPVHSVGAQLGEMYRVHRGSSRQEAKAKAIELMDRVRIPAARARVGDYPHQFSGGMRQRIMIAMALALEPDLIIADEPTTALDVTVQAQVMDLLAELQAEYHMGLILITHDLGVVADVADKIAVMYAGRIVETAPVHELYAKPAHPYTRGLLDSIPRLDQKGQELYAIKGLPPNLLRIPPGCAFNPRCPRAQEICRTTVPPLFEVTDESGTPLPGRASACHFWKETLDD, from the coding sequence ATGAGTAGCAGCAGCATCAGTGCCCAGCCGCGCGAGGCCACCGCGGACACCGTCGAGTCCCCGCTGCTGGAGGTCCGCGACCTGCACGTGGAGTTCCGCACCCGGGATGGCGTTGCCAAGGCCGTCAACGGGGTGAACTACTCGGTCCGGGCCGGTGAGACGCTGGCCATCCTGGGCGAGTCGGGCTCCGGCAAGTCGGTCACCGCCCAGGCCGTGATGGGCATCCTGGACAGCCCGCCCGGCTTCGTGACGGGCGGTCAGATCGTCTTCAAGGGTCGCGACCTGCTGACCCTCGGCAAGGAGGAGCGGCGCAAGGTCCGCGGCTCGCAGATGGCGATGATCTTCCAGGACGCGCTCTCCTCGCTCAACCCGGTGCACAGCGTCGGGGCGCAGCTGGGCGAGATGTACCGGGTGCACCGGGGCAGTTCGCGCCAGGAGGCCAAGGCCAAGGCGATCGAGCTGATGGACCGGGTCCGGATCCCGGCCGCCAGGGCCCGGGTCGGCGACTACCCGCACCAGTTCTCCGGCGGTATGCGCCAGCGCATCATGATCGCGATGGCGCTGGCCCTGGAGCCGGACCTGATCATCGCCGACGAGCCGACCACCGCGCTCGACGTCACCGTGCAGGCCCAGGTGATGGACCTGCTCGCGGAGCTGCAGGCCGAGTACCACATGGGCCTGATCCTGATCACCCACGACCTCGGGGTGGTCGCGGACGTGGCCGACAAGATCGCGGTGATGTACGCCGGGCGGATCGTGGAGACCGCCCCGGTGCACGAGCTGTACGCCAAGCCGGCCCACCCGTACACCCGTGGCCTGCTGGACTCCATCCCCCGGCTCGACCAGAAGGGGCAGGAGCTCTACGCGATCAAGGGCCTGCCGCCCAACCTGCTGCGGATCCCGCCCGGTTGCGCCTTCAACCCGCGCTGTCCGCGGGCCCAGGAGATCTGCCGGACCACGGTGCCGCCGCTCTTCGAGGTGACGGACGAGAGCGGTACGCCGCTGCCGGGGCGGGCCAGTGCCTGCCACTTCTGGAAGGAGACCCTCGATGACTGA
- a CDS encoding ABC transporter ATP-binding protein translates to MTDGATALSAPVPQGAAFTKAVAEGEPILQIRELVKHFPLTQGVLVKKQIGAVKAVDGVSFDLRKGETLGVVGESGCGKSTLAKVLMNLEPATSGSVRYKGEEISRLSGAALKAVRRNIQMVFQDPYTSLNPRMTVGDIIGEPYEIHPEVAPKGERRRAVQDLLDVVGLNPEYINRYPHQFSGGQRQRIGIARGLALKPEVIICDEPVSALDVSVQAQVINLLEKLQAEFELSYIFIAHDLSIVRHISDRVGVMYLGKMVEIGSDLEIYDHATHPYTQALLSAVPVPDPAARQARGRIVLTGDVPSPADPPSGCRFRTRCWKAQEKCAIEEPLLAVPSWLDGLAAHDSACHFAAEREEEGEGERGEGEGGPTNGGAAQ, encoded by the coding sequence ATGACTGACGGTGCCACCGCGCTCAGCGCGCCCGTGCCGCAGGGGGCGGCCTTCACCAAGGCGGTCGCCGAGGGCGAACCGATCCTGCAGATCCGCGAGCTGGTCAAGCACTTCCCGCTGACCCAGGGCGTGCTGGTGAAGAAGCAGATCGGCGCGGTCAAGGCGGTGGACGGGGTCTCCTTCGACCTGCGCAAGGGGGAGACCCTGGGCGTCGTCGGCGAGTCCGGCTGCGGCAAGTCGACGCTGGCCAAGGTGCTGATGAACCTGGAGCCGGCCACCAGCGGCTCGGTGCGCTACAAGGGGGAGGAGATCTCCCGGCTCTCCGGCGCGGCGCTGAAGGCGGTGCGGCGCAACATCCAGATGGTCTTCCAGGACCCGTACACCTCGCTCAACCCGCGGATGACGGTCGGCGACATCATCGGCGAGCCGTACGAGATCCACCCCGAGGTGGCGCCGAAGGGCGAGCGGCGCAGGGCGGTGCAGGACCTGCTGGACGTGGTCGGCCTGAACCCGGAGTACATCAACCGCTACCCGCACCAGTTCTCCGGCGGTCAGCGCCAGCGCATCGGCATCGCGCGCGGGCTGGCACTCAAGCCCGAGGTGATCATCTGCGACGAGCCGGTCTCCGCCCTCGACGTCTCGGTCCAGGCGCAGGTGATCAACCTGCTGGAGAAGCTGCAGGCCGAGTTCGAGCTGTCGTACATCTTCATCGCCCACGACCTGTCGATCGTCCGGCACATCTCGGACCGGGTGGGCGTGATGTACCTGGGCAAGATGGTGGAGATCGGCAGCGACCTGGAGATCTACGACCACGCCACCCACCCGTACACCCAGGCGCTGCTCTCCGCGGTCCCGGTGCCCGACCCCGCGGCCCGTCAGGCCCGCGGCCGGATCGTGCTCACCGGCGACGTCCCCTCGCCGGCCGACCCGCCCTCCGGCTGCCGCTTCCGCACCCGGTGCTGGAAGGCGCAGGAGAAGTGCGCGATCGAGGAGCCGCTGCTCGCCGTGCCGTCCTGGCTGGATGGCCTGGCGGCGCACGACTCGGCGTGCCACTTCGCGGCGGAGCGCGAGGAGGAGGGGGAGGGCGAGCGCGGCGAGGGCGAGGGCGGGCCGACGAACGGCGGTGCCGCGCAGTAG
- a CDS encoding ABC transporter ATP-binding protein, translating into MSAEQTPAEQNAAVPAPGNILLEVDGLTKHFPVMGGFPFKRQVGAVQAVEGVSFNVREGESLGLVGESGCGKSTTGRLLTRLLEPTGGTVRYKGQDITHATRKELAPIRSEIQMIFQDPYSSLNPRHTVGTIIAGPMEINNINPPGGREARVKELLETVGLNPEHYNRFPHEFSGGQRQRIGVARALALNPKLIIADEPVSALDVSIQAQVVNLLQGLQRELGIAFVFIAHDLSIVRHFSQRVAVMYLGKVVEIADRDSLYNKPRHPYTHALLSAAPDADPDTAANERIRLTGDVPSPLNPPSGCRFRTRCWKAQEKCATEEPPLIQLGGNAEGHLTACHFPEDGVAPGAKPAETVPAARVVKD; encoded by the coding sequence ATGAGCGCAGAGCAGACTCCGGCCGAGCAGAACGCTGCGGTCCCTGCCCCCGGCAACATCCTGCTGGAGGTCGACGGCCTCACCAAGCACTTCCCCGTGATGGGCGGCTTCCCGTTCAAGCGCCAGGTCGGCGCGGTCCAGGCGGTCGAGGGTGTCAGCTTCAACGTCCGGGAGGGCGAGAGCCTGGGCCTGGTCGGTGAGTCCGGCTGCGGCAAGTCGACCACCGGTCGACTGCTCACCCGCCTGCTGGAGCCCACCGGCGGCACGGTGCGGTACAAGGGCCAGGACATCACGCACGCCACCCGCAAGGAGCTGGCGCCGATCCGGTCCGAGATCCAGATGATCTTCCAGGACCCGTACTCGTCGCTGAACCCGCGGCACACGGTCGGCACGATCATCGCCGGGCCGATGGAGATCAACAACATCAACCCGCCCGGTGGCCGCGAGGCCCGGGTCAAGGAGCTGTTGGAGACCGTCGGTCTCAACCCGGAGCACTACAACCGCTTCCCGCACGAGTTCTCCGGCGGTCAGCGCCAGCGCATCGGGGTCGCCCGCGCGCTCGCGCTCAACCCGAAGCTGATCATCGCCGACGAGCCGGTCTCCGCGCTCGACGTGTCGATCCAGGCGCAGGTGGTCAACCTGCTCCAGGGCCTGCAGCGCGAGCTGGGCATCGCCTTCGTCTTCATCGCGCACGACCTGTCGATCGTGCGGCACTTCTCGCAGCGCGTCGCGGTGATGTACCTGGGCAAGGTGGTCGAGATCGCCGACCGCGACTCGCTCTACAACAAGCCGCGTCACCCGTACACCCACGCGCTGCTCTCCGCCGCGCCGGACGCCGACCCGGACACCGCCGCCAACGAGCGGATCCGCCTGACCGGCGACGTGCCCTCCCCGCTCAACCCGCCGTCCGGCTGCCGGTTCCGCACCCGCTGCTGGAAGGCGCAGGAGAAGTGCGCCACGGAGGAGCCGCCGCTGATCCAGCTCGGCGGCAACGCCGAGGGCCACCTGACGGCCTGCCACTTCCCCGAGGACGGCGTCGCCCCCGGTGCCAAGCCGGCCGAGACCGTCCCGGCCGCCCGCGTGGTCAAGGACTGA
- a CDS encoding ABC transporter ATP-binding protein, which yields MSTLTKSESIPAPETGSAFLSVRDLQVRFRTEDGIVKAVNNLSFDLEQGKTLGIVGESGSGKSVSNLAVMGLHNPRNTTIEGSITLDGQDLLKASQKDLEKLRGNKMAMIFQDALAALSPYYTIGRQIAEPFMKHTGANKKEGRERAIEMLRRVGIPQPQTRVDDFPHQFSGGMRQRAMIAMALVCDPQMLIADEPTTALDVTVQAQIIDLLKDLQQESGTSIIFITHDLGVIREIADDVLVMYAGRAVERGTMREVLKSSQHPYGWGLLSSIPRINASVDIPLMPIPGTPPSLLNPPSGCAFHPRCTYRDLVEGSKCETERPPLELANGHLSACHLTPEQKQSILTEQILPRLSS from the coding sequence GTGAGCACCCTCACCAAGTCCGAGTCCATCCCCGCGCCCGAGACCGGCAGTGCCTTCCTCTCGGTGCGCGACCTGCAGGTCCGCTTCCGTACCGAGGACGGCATCGTCAAGGCCGTCAACAACCTCTCCTTCGACCTCGAGCAGGGCAAGACCCTGGGCATCGTGGGTGAGTCGGGCTCCGGCAAGTCGGTGTCCAACCTGGCCGTGATGGGCCTGCACAACCCGAGGAACACCACCATCGAGGGCTCCATCACCCTCGACGGCCAGGACCTGCTCAAGGCCTCGCAGAAGGACCTGGAGAAGCTCCGCGGCAACAAGATGGCGATGATCTTCCAGGACGCGCTGGCCGCGCTCTCGCCGTACTACACGATCGGCCGGCAGATCGCCGAGCCGTTCATGAAGCACACCGGCGCGAACAAGAAGGAAGGCCGCGAGCGCGCGATCGAGATGCTGCGCCGGGTCGGTATCCCGCAGCCGCAGACCCGGGTCGACGACTTCCCGCACCAGTTCTCCGGCGGTATGCGCCAGCGCGCCATGATCGCCATGGCCCTGGTCTGCGACCCGCAGATGCTGATCGCCGACGAGCCGACCACCGCGCTCGACGTGACCGTCCAGGCGCAGATCATCGACCTGCTCAAGGACCTGCAGCAGGAGAGCGGCACCTCGATCATCTTCATCACCCACGACCTCGGTGTGATCCGTGAGATCGCCGACGACGTGCTGGTGATGTACGCGGGTCGCGCGGTCGAGCGCGGCACCATGCGCGAGGTGCTGAAGAGCTCCCAGCACCCCTACGGCTGGGGCCTGCTCAGCTCTATCCCGCGGATCAACGCCTCGGTCGACATCCCGCTGATGCCGATCCCCGGCACCCCGCCGTCGCTGCTGAACCCGCCGAGCGGCTGTGCTTTCCACCCCCGCTGCACGTACCGTGACCTGGTGGAGGGCAGCAAGTGCGAGACCGAGCGCCCGCCGCTGGAGCTGGCCAACGGCCACCTCTCGGCCTGCCACCTCACCCCTGAGCAGAAGCAGTCCATCCTCACCGAGCAGATCCTGCCCCGGCTGAGCAGCTGA
- a CDS encoding ABC transporter permease, translating to MLRFLIRRALGALVIIVLLIALTYFAFFSLPADPARLSCSKGCTPELLAQIRMNMHLNLPIYEQFWNYFSGLFVGQNFGTAGHCAAPCFGYSYNTQTFVWDRISSNYPATFVLALGGAAIFLTVGVGLGMISAWKQGKFADKAASAIGLVGQSTQIYFLGPLAMALFVVQLHWLPQPAYIPWTQDPWGCFTGMILPWTVMSVIFWSNYSRQVRSLMLEQLSEDHIRAARAKGMSNSYVWWRYALRGAMAPIITIFGIDLGSVFSGAIITEVTFGVHGLGNLAVTAVNQDDLYLELGVLIFSSVSILLFNIIVDAAYGLLDPRVRIG from the coding sequence ATGCTCCGATTTCTCATCCGCCGGGCGCTCGGCGCGCTGGTCATCATCGTCCTGCTGATCGCGCTCACATACTTCGCGTTCTTCTCGCTGCCCGCCGACCCGGCGCGACTGTCCTGCTCGAAGGGCTGCACGCCGGAGCTGCTGGCGCAGATCCGCATGAACATGCATCTCAACCTGCCGATCTACGAGCAGTTCTGGAACTACTTCAGCGGCCTGTTCGTCGGCCAGAACTTCGGCACCGCCGGCCACTGCGCGGCGCCGTGCTTCGGCTACTCGTACAACACCCAGACCTTCGTCTGGGACCGGATCTCGTCCAACTACCCGGCGACCTTCGTGCTCGCGCTCGGTGGCGCGGCCATCTTCCTCACCGTCGGCGTGGGCCTGGGCATGATCTCGGCCTGGAAGCAGGGCAAGTTCGCCGACAAGGCCGCCAGCGCCATCGGCCTGGTCGGCCAGTCGACCCAGATCTACTTCCTCGGCCCGCTCGCGATGGCCCTGTTCGTGGTGCAGCTGCACTGGCTGCCGCAGCCCGCGTACATCCCGTGGACCCAGGACCCGTGGGGCTGCTTCACGGGCATGATCCTGCCGTGGACGGTCATGTCGGTGATCTTCTGGTCCAACTACAGCCGCCAGGTCCGCTCCCTGATGCTGGAGCAGCTCTCCGAGGACCACATCCGGGCCGCCCGCGCCAAGGGCATGTCGAACTCCTACGTCTGGTGGCGCTACGCGCTGCGCGGCGCGATGGCCCCGATCATCACCATCTTCGGTATCGACCTGGGCAGCGTCTTCTCCGGCGCGATCATCACCGAGGTCACCTTCGGTGTGCACGGCCTCGGCAACCTCGCGGTCACCGCGGTCAACCAGGACGACCTCTACCTGGAGCTGGGCGTGCTGATCTTCAGCTCGGTCTCCATCCTGCTTTTCAACATCATCGTCGACGCCGCCTACGGTCTCCTCGACCCCCGGGTCCGGATCGGATGA
- a CDS encoding ABC transporter substrate-binding protein has translation MPALVAVSALSLTACGGGSSAGSKAASAAASAQASVQNFLPGTAADSVGPAPAIPGAVSGGTAHDIETAGFDYLDPRQQYVNNLQEVGQLYSRSLTGYKTDPTTGKVTLVGDLATDIGSSPDGGKTWTWHLKSGLKFQDGTPITSKDVKYAIESLYDDYQTQGPTYIQTWLSGPNYRTVYKGPSSGQSLPDSVLSTPDDSTITMHFQSAHTDAPYAASMSNVTAIEQSKDDGQKYNTHPQSIGPYMISSYQPGKQLVLVKNPMWDPKTDPIRHQYVDSWEFDLGIAQQLMTQRLMAGQGDDKNAVSMAVSADQASIKSIVTDSQYANRTMNKFLPFVDVYDINMSRVTDLNVRKALETAFPVANVQKLNGGNETGEIAGNLVSPTVSGWKNTDPLGIKANPAGDPTKAKAILQAAGKLNYPIVYAYANTPTGQLVATAVSDALTQAGFNVQAKPLDSTSYYTEIGTAKNGFDLYRSGWAADWPVASTVIPPTLDGRQIGDGSANYSHYNNPAMDSEMDRIGQITDINAQSAQWMQLADKILSTDIPQIPVEDDKYFNVYGAGLGGVSYNQVLGCIDLNGIFIKK, from the coding sequence ATGCCGGCGCTCGTGGCGGTCAGCGCGCTCTCGCTGACGGCCTGCGGTGGGGGCAGCAGCGCGGGCAGCAAGGCGGCCAGCGCCGCTGCCAGCGCCCAGGCGAGCGTGCAGAACTTCCTTCCCGGCACTGCCGCCGACTCGGTCGGTCCGGCCCCGGCGATCCCCGGCGCCGTCTCCGGTGGCACCGCGCACGACATCGAGACCGCGGGCTTCGACTACCTGGACCCGCGCCAGCAGTACGTCAACAACCTGCAGGAGGTCGGCCAGCTCTACAGCCGTTCGCTGACCGGCTACAAGACCGACCCGACCACCGGCAAGGTCACCCTGGTCGGCGACCTGGCCACCGACATCGGTTCCTCGCCCGACGGCGGCAAGACCTGGACCTGGCACCTCAAGTCCGGCCTGAAGTTCCAGGACGGCACCCCGATCACCTCGAAGGACGTCAAGTACGCCATCGAGAGCCTCTACGATGACTACCAGACCCAGGGCCCGACCTACATCCAGACCTGGCTGTCCGGCCCGAACTACCGCACCGTCTACAAGGGCCCGAGCAGCGGCCAGTCCCTGCCGGACAGCGTGCTCAGCACGCCGGACGACAGCACCATCACGATGCACTTCCAGTCGGCCCACACCGACGCGCCGTACGCGGCGAGCATGTCGAACGTGACCGCCATCGAGCAGTCCAAGGACGACGGCCAGAAGTACAACACGCACCCGCAGTCCATCGGCCCCTACATGATCTCGAGCTACCAGCCCGGCAAGCAGCTGGTCCTGGTCAAGAACCCCATGTGGGACCCGAAGACCGACCCGATCCGCCACCAGTACGTGGACAGCTGGGAGTTCGACCTGGGCATCGCCCAGCAGCTGATGACCCAGCGTCTGATGGCCGGCCAGGGCGACGACAAGAACGCGGTCAGCATGGCCGTCAGCGCCGACCAGGCCAGCATCAAGTCCATCGTGACCGACTCGCAGTACGCGAACCGCACGATGAACAAGTTCCTGCCGTTCGTCGACGTCTACGACATCAACATGTCCCGGGTCACCGACCTGAACGTGCGCAAGGCCCTGGAGACCGCCTTCCCGGTCGCCAACGTCCAGAAGCTCAACGGTGGCAACGAGACCGGTGAGATCGCGGGCAACCTGGTCAGCCCGACCGTGTCCGGCTGGAAGAACACCGACCCGCTGGGCATCAAGGCCAACCCGGCCGGTGACCCGACCAAGGCCAAGGCGATCCTGCAGGCCGCCGGCAAGCTGAACTACCCGATCGTCTACGCGTACGCCAACACCCCGACCGGCCAGCTGGTCGCCACGGCCGTCTCGGACGCGCTGACCCAGGCCGGCTTCAACGTCCAGGCCAAGCCGCTGGACAGCACCAGCTACTACACCGAGATCGGAACCGCCAAGAACGGCTTCGACCTGTACCGTTCCGGCTGGGCCGCGGACTGGCCGGTCGCCTCGACCGTCATCCCGCCGACCCTGGACGGCCGCCAGATCGGTGACGGCTCGGCGAACTACTCGCACTACAACAACCCGGCGATGGACAGCGAGATGGACCGGATCGGCCAGATCACGGACATCAACGCCCAGTCCGCGCAGTGGATGCAGCTCGCCGACAAGATCCTGTCGACCGACATCCCCCAGATCCCGGTCGAGGACGACAAGTACTTCAACGTGTACGGTGCCGGCCTCGGTGGCGTCTCGTACAACCAGGTGCTCGGCTGCATCGACCTCAACGGCATCTTCATCAAGAAGTAA